From a single Planctomycetota bacterium genomic region:
- a CDS encoding spondin domain-containing protein, translating into MYSLKTITTVSVAAFAALGTLQLASTASAQTVSVTVENLQPAGGVSLTPFWIGLHDGTFDSYDGGSLLNPDFAFLESLAELGATADIAAAFAASNPEGIDTTLASGNAVPVFSPGDSATFDFVVSDPTEQRFFSYASMVVPSNDLFVANGNPVANEVFDAAGNFNGPFTIEIFGSGINDAGTELNDVFDGPAFVINQPGPGGTPQNQVVTNYFDLEPEGDYLQTLIGIVTPVGTVTSVPGEFDLVGRITVAVPEPGTAGVLGVAGLTLLRRRRA; encoded by the coding sequence GTGTACTCACTGAAAACTATCACGACCGTCTCGGTCGCTGCGTTTGCGGCACTGGGCACGCTTCAACTCGCCTCGACCGCTTCGGCGCAGACCGTCTCGGTCACCGTCGAGAACCTTCAGCCGGCCGGCGGCGTGTCGCTGACGCCCTTCTGGATCGGCCTGCACGACGGCACCTTCGACAGTTATGACGGCGGCAGCTTGCTGAACCCGGATTTTGCCTTCCTGGAAAGCCTCGCCGAACTCGGCGCGACGGCTGACATCGCCGCGGCCTTTGCCGCCAGTAACCCCGAAGGTATCGACACCACCCTGGCCAGCGGCAACGCCGTCCCCGTTTTCAGCCCCGGCGACAGCGCGACCTTTGACTTTGTCGTCTCTGACCCAACGGAGCAACGCTTCTTCAGCTACGCCAGCATGGTCGTGCCCAGCAACGACCTCTTCGTCGCCAACGGCAATCCAGTCGCCAACGAAGTCTTCGACGCGGCTGGTAACTTCAACGGCCCCTTCACCATTGAAATCTTCGGCAGCGGCATCAACGACGCCGGCACCGAACTCAACGACGTCTTCGACGGCCCCGCCTTCGTCATCAACCAGCCCGGCCCCGGCGGCACGCCGCAAAACCAGGTCGTCACCAACTACTTCGACCTCGAGCCCGAGGGCGACTACCTGCAGACGCTCATCGGCATCGTCACCCCGGTCGGCACCGTCACGAGCGTACCCGGCGAGTTCGACCTGGTCGGCCGCATCACCGTCGCCGTGCCGGAGCCCGGCACAGCTGGCGTGCTCGGCGTCGCGGGGCTGACGCTCCTGCGTCGTCGTCGTGCGTGA